The DNA sequence TAATACTGCCCTTGGGATACTGCATGGTGATGCAATGCAGCGAACCATGCTGCAATATCAACGCACTGCAGTCCACTCCTATCACTTTTTTGCTGGGAAATGCTTTTTGCAACTGCTCAACAGCTGAAGCATCCTGTGAAACATTATAGATTGGAATCAACACCACTTCATTCAGGATGAGAAAATTAGCATAGGTTGCGGGTAACCTTCGATGGTCATCCGGTGCATAAATGGCATCAGGCATTGGAAGCGGAATCAACCGATAGGGTTTGTTTTCCGCAGATTTAAATTGCTGTAATTCCTCTTCCATCATTTTCAATGAAGTATAATGTACTTCATTTTTGTCTGTACACTGAACATACGCAATGGTATTCGCATCGCAGAAACGGGCAATGGTATCAATGTGCGCATCGGTATCATCGCCCAGCAGATGGCCGTTTTCCAGCCACAACACCTTCTTCAGCCCAAACAGTGAGATTAATCTATCTTCTATCTGCTGTCTGCTGAAATGCGGATTCCTGTTGGGTGACAATAAACAATTGGATGTGGTCAGCAAGGTTCCGGCTCCGTCGCTTTCTATACTGCCGCCTTCCAGTACCAAATCCGGTATATGGAATTTCGAAGCATGGTACACTCCTTTGTCCCAAAGCTGTTTGGTAATCAGATTATCTTTGTCCGCGGCAAATTTCAGTCCCCACCCGTTGAACATGAAATCTTCTATTATAAAACCATCCGGAGATTCAACGGTGATGGCACCATAATCGCGTGCCCATGTATCGTTGATGGGAATTTCCAACAGATAAATATTTGAACTGTCCACAGCAGACAAGTGCGTTCTTACTTCCAGCATATCATCACTGACGATAATCAAAGGCTGGTAAGAAGCAATCACTTTTATGACATGGACATAACAGGGGATAACTTCATCCCAGTAATCCGACCAGTCGGACCGCCTGCTCGGAAAAGCAATCTGTATGACATCCTGCGGCTCCCACTCTGCCGGTAATCGTCGTTGTAACATGCTGCAAAAATAAACCTTTGCCATAGATAATCTATCTTTTGTAAAACAAATCTTTGGAAAAGAAGCCTATTTTAGCAGGATGGGAAAAAGACTTTTTTTACTGCCCGGTTTTGGTGAAGACGAACGCTGCTTCAATGAACTCGAAGGACTGATTACCGGATATGATAAGATACACATTGATTACCGGCCTGTATTGAACAAATTCATTTTTCCGCTGATTACCGTTCAGCAGTTTGCACGACAGCTGATCAAACATTACAATATTCATCCCGGCGACAAGCTCATCGGTCATTCAATGGGCGGCTTTTTCTCTTTTCAGATACGGGAACTGATCGGATGTGAAATCTGCCTGATTGGTTCCTTCAACGACCCGGAGAAAGTTTTTCATACCGTTCCGCAGGTTCCGCGCATCACACAAATTGCGGCGCTGACAGGCATAGTAAAAACAACGGCATTAAAGAGATATCTTTTAGGTAAGATAAAAAATGAGCACATCAAGAATGTGCAGGCCGGCGTGATGGATAATTTCCATTCGTTTACGAATACCCAGCTGGCACTGATGTCTGAAATGACCTATGCACCTAAAATACCGTCTAAGCTGCCGAATCCATTGCGCATTCACGATAAACGCGACCGAATCGTGCGGCCGCCGGATGAAGATTATGTACAGGTGGAAGGCGGACATTTTTGCCTGAACCTTCATCCGCAGGAAACGTTTCAGGCGATGGAACATTTTTTGATATAATCCATTTATTCCTGTCATTTATTTTAACTGGAATGTATCCTAAATACTATCCATATCCTTAAATTTGCGCTCAGCAGAATGGCAACCACCTTCAACAACTGGGAATTTAACGTCCAACCTGAAAACCATCAGGTAGTAAAATACAAACAGATAATCAATCAGTATTTAACCAAAGCAGAAATCAAAAAACTGCACACAAAATCCGACTGGAAGGGTGCATGGGAGGTATTGAGTGTGTGGCTGTGGATTGCTTTCGCTTTTGCATTAGCCGGATTTTGCCCAAATGTACTGACGATTCTAATCGCTTTATTTATCTTAGGGGGTAAACAACTGGGCTGTGCCATCATCATGCACGATGCATCCCATCATTCCTTGTTCAAAACAAAAAGATTAAACGACATCGTCGGCAATTTCCTGGGTGCCTATCCCATTTTCAATAATGTGGCGCAATACCGGCCGTATCATTTCCAGCATCATATCGCAACGGGAACGGCAGATGATCCGGATATCAACCTGGTGTCAGGCTATCCGGCAAAACTCGCCAGTATGCTGCGCAAACTGTTGCGTGACCTCTCCGGATTGACAGGCATTAAAGCCGACTTCGGCCTCCTGGCTATGCACACCGGTTTTATCAAATACAATCTTGGAAATTTTATCGAAAAAATCCCAGAAGAAAACAGGACATGGAAAGTCATCTTCAGAAATGCCTACTACAACCTGCGCGGTCCGGTACTGGTGAATGCTCTTATATTCTGTATACTTCTTGCATCCGGCAAACCCTGGCTGTACCTTCTATGGATAGGTGCCAATCTGACCACATTTAATTTCAGTTTGCGTATCCGCTCCATAGCAGAACACAGCGTAGTGGAAGACACACATGACCCTTATAAAAACACCCGCACCACCTATGCCAATTTTCTGGAGCAAATCTTATTTGCACCGCTGCATGTCAATTATCATTTAGAGCATCATTTTCTGCAAAACATGCCATCCTACCATTCTCCGGCACTGCACAAAATACTGATGGAACGCGGCTTTTATCAATACGGTCTGCTGAAACAAAGCTATTGGGAAATCTTAAAATTGGCAGTACGGAAATAGCCGGACGGCCTCTTGTTTCATTTCATTTTTGATTCCAATTTATTTAAAATCATTCAGACTAAATTGTAACTTGTGTTTCTTAAAAATTCAGCATATGAATGAAACACGCCAAAAAGGAATTACACTTTTAGTGATTGTTGCGGCTTTAGGCTATTTTGTAGATGTCTTTGATTTACTG is a window from the Sphingobacteriales bacterium genome containing:
- a CDS encoding agmatine deiminase family protein, which encodes MLQRRLPAEWEPQDVIQIAFPSRRSDWSDYWDEVIPCYVHVIKVIASYQPLIIVSDDMLEVRTHLSAVDSSNIYLLEIPINDTWARDYGAITVESPDGFIIEDFMFNGWGLKFAADKDNLITKQLWDKGVYHASKFHIPDLVLEGGSIESDGAGTLLTTSNCLLSPNRNPHFSRQQIEDRLISLFGLKKVLWLENGHLLGDDTDAHIDTIARFCDANTIAYVQCTDKNEVHYTSLKMMEEELQQFKSAENKPYRLIPLPMPDAIYAPDDHRRLPATYANFLILNEVVLIPIYNVSQDASAVEQLQKAFPSKKVIGVDCSALILQHGSLHCITMQYPKGSINFQTLKKQ
- a CDS encoding fatty acid desaturase family protein → MATTFNNWEFNVQPENHQVVKYKQIINQYLTKAEIKKLHTKSDWKGAWEVLSVWLWIAFAFALAGFCPNVLTILIALFILGGKQLGCAIIMHDASHHSLFKTKRLNDIVGNFLGAYPIFNNVAQYRPYHFQHHIATGTADDPDINLVSGYPAKLASMLRKLLRDLSGLTGIKADFGLLAMHTGFIKYNLGNFIEKIPEENRTWKVIFRNAYYNLRGPVLVNALIFCILLASGKPWLYLLWIGANLTTFNFSLRIRSIAEHSVVEDTHDPYKNTRTTYANFLEQILFAPLHVNYHLEHHFLQNMPSYHSPALHKILMERGFYQYGLLKQSYWEILKLAVRK
- a CDS encoding alpha/beta hydrolase; translated protein: MGKRLFLLPGFGEDERCFNELEGLITGYDKIHIDYRPVLNKFIFPLITVQQFARQLIKHYNIHPGDKLIGHSMGGFFSFQIRELIGCEICLIGSFNDPEKVFHTVPQVPRITQIAALTGIVKTTALKRYLLGKIKNEHIKNVQAGVMDNFHSFTNTQLALMSEMTYAPKIPSKLPNPLRIHDKRDRIVRPPDEDYVQVEGGHFCLNLHPQETFQAMEHFLI